From the Desulfovibrio sp. JY genome, one window contains:
- a CDS encoding secretin and TonB N-terminal domain-containing protein codes for MKAGKWGRAALAALLTVSLTAPGCVKKPHKDAFIEHWDARAAQSDGYSPTSHPRRIEFKKAALASKKDKVAEKPARPLPTQKVTLRMYDTDLVAVVRAMARAANQNVVLSSSIPGSTGSGAGPQQGKGLRINVNVTDAPWDETFKSILASNGLTYSVEGDIIRVMTVADMEQQQKLKETSNKVAAEMAKARELEPDVTARVEINYAELSKMYATLSAMCGSSGATMPGQQQAKQPTPAGQTARNITPDRSTNDTIKMHGPGGRRPGQLNCSIVPDQHSNSIIIQAPEEDAKKLVALIEELDKPRPQVKLKAFIVQTDRTTAQALGVQWGGVLKNSNFRMSPAQTATSSTTTTSGNNGSTSAAGGSSNATLSGSGSSSNANSGSTSASNVSTPIFPGGTSGNGFGLNYPALTNSLTTASGLGAAGAGVDFLFGKIGENVLEAQLTALAEENKLKILASPTITTMENQTAFVENGMDVPYTSTSQNGTNVQFANATLRLEILPHVVDGTNLRMKITVKDDQVDTTRTVDGNPYIYKRETQSNLVVEDRETIVISGLVRDTVSDGNSGVPFLRDIPGLGWAFKSKNSSVEREQMLIFITPIILKEKPIAPVPPVADRVDPKALSPVAAAEVVRP; via the coding sequence ATGAAGGCGGGGAAGTGGGGCAGGGCCGCGTTGGCGGCGCTTTTGACGGTGTCCCTGACCGCGCCGGGTTGCGTGAAAAAGCCGCACAAGGATGCCTTTATCGAGCATTGGGATGCCCGGGCCGCCCAGTCGGATGGCTATTCCCCGACGAGTCATCCGCGTCGGATCGAATTCAAGAAGGCGGCCCTCGCCTCCAAGAAGGACAAGGTTGCGGAGAAGCCGGCGCGGCCCTTGCCCACCCAGAAAGTGACGCTGCGCATGTACGACACGGACCTGGTGGCCGTGGTGCGGGCCATGGCCCGGGCGGCCAACCAGAACGTGGTGCTTTCCTCGTCGATTCCCGGTTCGACCGGCTCCGGCGCGGGGCCGCAGCAGGGCAAGGGGCTTCGCATCAACGTCAACGTGACCGACGCCCCCTGGGACGAGACGTTCAAAAGCATCCTGGCTTCCAACGGCCTGACCTACTCGGTGGAGGGCGACATCATCCGCGTGATGACCGTGGCCGACATGGAGCAGCAGCAAAAGCTCAAGGAAACCAGCAACAAAGTGGCGGCCGAAATGGCCAAGGCCAGGGAGCTCGAGCCCGACGTCACGGCCCGGGTCGAGATCAACTACGCCGAACTTTCCAAAATGTACGCCACGCTTTCGGCCATGTGCGGCTCTTCCGGCGCGACCATGCCCGGGCAGCAGCAGGCCAAACAACCGACGCCGGCCGGCCAGACCGCCCGCAACATCACGCCGGACCGGTCCACCAACGATACGATCAAGATGCACGGCCCGGGCGGGCGTCGGCCCGGCCAGCTCAATTGTTCGATCGTGCCGGACCAGCACAGCAATTCCATCATCATCCAGGCCCCGGAGGAAGACGCGAAAAAACTGGTGGCGCTGATCGAAGAGCTCGACAAGCCGCGTCCCCAGGTCAAGCTCAAGGCGTTTATCGTGCAGACCGACCGGACCACGGCCCAGGCCCTCGGCGTGCAGTGGGGCGGGGTGCTGAAAAACTCCAACTTCCGGATGTCCCCGGCCCAGACCGCGACGAGCTCCACCACCACGACGTCGGGCAATAACGGTTCGACCTCGGCCGCCGGCGGTTCCTCCAACGCAACCCTCAGTGGCTCCGGCAGTTCCTCCAACGCCAATAGCGGCAGCACGAGCGCCAGCAACGTGTCGACGCCGATTTTCCCCGGCGGCACGTCCGGCAACGGTTTCGGCCTCAACTATCCGGCCCTGACCAATTCCCTGACCACGGCCTCGGGCCTTGGGGCCGCCGGCGCCGGGGTCGACTTCCTGTTCGGCAAGATCGGGGAAAACGTGCTGGAGGCCCAGCTCACCGCCCTGGCCGAGGAGAACAAGTTGAAAATCCTGGCCAGCCCCACCATCACCACCATGGAGAACCAGACGGCCTTCGTGGAAAACGGCATGGACGTGCCCTACACCTCCACTTCCCAGAACGGCACCAACGTCCAGTTCGCCAACGCCACCCTGCGCCTCGAGATCCTGCCCCATGTGGTCGACGGCACCAACCTGCGCATGAAGATCACGGTCAAGGACGACCAGGTGGACACCACGCGCACCGTGGACGGCAACCCCTACATCTACAAGCGCGAGACCCAGTCGAACCTGGTGGTCGAGGACCGCGAGACCATCGTCATCTCCGGGCTGGTCCGGGACACGGTGTCCGACGGCAACTCCGGCGTGCCCTTTTTGCGGGACATCCCGGGGCTTGGCTGGGCCTTTAAGTCCAAGAACTCGAGCGTCGAGCGCGAGCAGATGCTTATTTTCATAACGCCCATCATTCTCAAGGAAAAACCCATCGCGCCGGTGCCGCCCGTGGCCGATCGCGTCGACCCCAAAGCCCTCTCGCCCGTCGCGGCGGCCGAAGTCGTCAGACCCTAA
- a CDS encoding AAA family ATPase, producing the protein MSYYKALGLVREPFSNSPDPDLLYRAPSHLECLQHMEIAVRLRRGLNVVLGEVGTGKTTLGRELTRLLDGDDDIEVHFIDDPYHATPEDFLLSLARLFGLDAASLGRDAGLLREALKAELLRRGQDGRRIVALIVDEGQKITPPCLELLRELLNFETNTHKLLQIVIFAQNEFEDVLAARPNLEDRVNFRYRLLPLTRPQTRRMIETRLALCSPEGRVPAVFTSLACRRIHRLTGGYPRKIVRLCHLSMLLAVGFGRQRIGWGLVGRAAREQRGGTSLWLRRGGLAAGCALAGLITVGMVSGQPPFVRHGAEILTRAVASLSPAQAPAPALAPSGDRAPAMPAAPVAEAALAKPAVPLLAAHGGAVVSPAAEAPSPVASRTVQAEAPAASPAAGKTPETVSPTARAVPSTAETVAPESGARQGRDMAAALDLAAAALPPNAPENIIVVAPDDGLPAASAVAAAAISPELPPAMPVAGDAVSGKAAAPDRIGACVMRPGWSVSRLAARLYGNGGRKVLAQLSVANPGKHFNTIRVGETLVFPPIEAAAPPAGSYLVKVAGVDGLQKGYAFISRHIATTELSLFCTRLPDASLRFDVVLPVLYPNQAAAEAALAGLPRELAARAVLLGGYPAGTTYFTELGSASRPAPGVTRAVAAVVAKAPVRQVAERQPSPLPGQP; encoded by the coding sequence ATGAGCTACTATAAGGCCCTGGGCCTCGTCCGCGAGCCCTTCTCCAACTCTCCGGACCCGGATTTGCTCTACCGGGCCCCGTCCCACCTGGAATGCCTGCAGCACATGGAAATCGCCGTGCGTCTGCGGCGCGGACTCAACGTGGTGCTCGGCGAGGTGGGCACGGGCAAGACCACGCTCGGCCGGGAACTGACCCGGCTCCTCGACGGCGACGACGATATCGAGGTGCATTTCATCGACGACCCCTACCACGCCACGCCCGAGGATTTCCTGTTGTCCCTGGCCCGGCTGTTCGGCCTGGACGCGGCGTCGCTCGGGCGCGACGCGGGGCTTTTGCGCGAGGCGCTCAAGGCCGAGCTGCTGCGGCGTGGCCAGGACGGCCGGCGCATCGTGGCCCTCATCGTGGACGAGGGGCAGAAGATCACGCCGCCGTGCCTGGAGCTTTTGCGCGAACTGCTCAATTTCGAGACCAACACCCACAAGCTGTTGCAGATCGTCATCTTCGCCCAAAACGAGTTCGAGGACGTGCTGGCCGCGCGGCCCAACCTCGAGGACCGGGTCAATTTTCGCTACCGGCTCTTGCCGCTCACCAGGCCCCAGACCCGGCGCATGATCGAGACCCGTCTGGCCCTGTGTTCCCCGGAAGGGCGCGTCCCGGCCGTGTTCACGTCCCTGGCCTGCCGGCGCATCCATCGCCTGACCGGCGGCTATCCGCGCAAGATCGTGCGGCTTTGCCACCTGTCCATGCTGCTGGCTGTCGGTTTCGGCCGCCAGCGCATCGGCTGGGGGCTGGTCGGCCGGGCGGCCAGGGAGCAGCGGGGGGGCACTTCCCTGTGGTTGCGTCGGGGAGGGCTTGCCGCCGGCTGCGCCCTGGCCGGGCTCATCACCGTCGGCATGGTAAGCGGCCAGCCGCCGTTCGTGCGCCACGGCGCGGAGATCCTGACCCGGGCGGTCGCTTCCCTGTCCCCCGCCCAGGCTCCCGCCCCGGCCCTTGCGCCGAGCGGCGACCGGGCGCCGGCCATGCCGGCAGCTCCCGTAGCCGAGGCCGCTTTGGCCAAACCGGCCGTGCCGCTTTTGGCCGCGCATGGTGGCGCGGTCGTGTCGCCGGCGGCCGAAGCTCCGAGCCCGGTCGCCTCCCGGACAGTGCAAGCCGAAGCCCCGGCCGCCTCGCCAGCGGCCGGGAAAACGCCCGAGACCGTCTCGCCAACGGCTAGGGCGGTCCCGTCCACGGCCGAAACCGTCGCGCCGGAGTCCGGGGCGCGCCAGGGGCGGGACATGGCCGCGGCGTTGGATCTGGCGGCCGCCGCCTTGCCGCCGAACGCGCCGGAGAACATCATTGTGGTCGCCCCGGACGACGGCTTGCCGGCAGCATCGGCCGTGGCCGCCGCCGCGATCTCTCCCGAACTGCCGCCGGCCATGCCCGTTGCCGGCGACGCGGTTTCCGGAAAGGCGGCCGCGCCGGACAGGATCGGCGCCTGCGTCATGCGCCCGGGCTGGAGCGTGAGCAGGCTTGCGGCGCGGCTCTACGGCAACGGCGGCAGGAAGGTGCTGGCCCAACTGTCGGTCGCCAATCCGGGCAAGCATTTCAACACGATACGGGTCGGCGAAACCCTGGTCTTTCCGCCCATCGAAGCCGCCGCTCCTCCGGCGGGATCGTACCTGGTCAAGGTGGCCGGCGTCGACGGGTTGCAGAAGGGATACGCCTTTATTTCCCGCCATATAGCCACGACGGAACTCTCGCTTTTCTGCACCCGGCTGCCCGATGCGAGCCTGCGTTTCGACGTGGTGCTGCCCGTTTTGTACCCCAATCAGGCAGCGGCGGAAGCGGCCCTGGCGGGCCTTCCCCGGGAACTTGCGGCCCGGGCGGTGCTTCTGGGCGGGTATCCGGCCGGCACGACCTATTTCACGGAACTCGGCTCGGCCTCCCGACCGGCCCCCGGCGTGACCCGGGCCGTGGCCGCCGTGGTTGCCAAGGCCCCCGTCCGGCAGGTGGCCGAACGGCAGCCGTCGCCGCTTCCCGGACAACCGTAG
- the tadA gene encoding Flp pilus assembly complex ATPase component TadA, with protein MEPRKRLRLGEMLVSAGLVTEDQLRQALAAGKRAGLRLGQQLVREGTVKESDIVDLISRQMGLSKYTPERFPVDGSLAAIIPAEMALRARLVPLQKTGNLIRVAMPDPLDVSSIEDIEIYKNCEVEPVICTERELGHLTSAIYGMGLGLEGVLDSIESMRDDEKPAARTTEDVQVSSLEDMAGEAPVVRFVNSLLSQAVREGASDVHISPERDQVQIRMRVDGKLKAVPSPPKPMILPIVSRIKILGNLDIAVSRVPQDGRFTVAIDKREINIRVSTLPTIHGENLVLRLLDMSAGGLLLTDLGLAPDDLAKLRLVVEKPYGMFLATGPTGSGKSTTLFALLREINRPDINVVTLEDPVEYRLDGVRQVQLNRRAGMTFASALRSTLRQDPDVVLVGEIRDAETAAIATQAALTGHKVLSTVHTNDAAGAVMRLMDMGIEPFLVSSVLVASIAQRLVRRVCPNCAEPYTPKPEVLRFWNLEDTQGAVFMRGRGCYMCGDTGFKGRVGLYEILVIDEDIQEMVAKRATSREISRFAADSGRLKLLQDDARLKILEGKTTFEEASSAVML; from the coding sequence ATGGAGCCCAGAAAACGTCTGCGTCTTGGCGAGATGCTTGTCTCCGCCGGACTTGTGACCGAAGACCAGTTGCGTCAGGCCCTTGCCGCCGGCAAGCGGGCCGGGCTGCGCCTTGGGCAGCAGCTCGTGCGCGAAGGCACGGTCAAGGAATCCGACATTGTCGACCTGATCAGCCGGCAAATGGGGCTTTCCAAATATACGCCCGAACGCTTTCCGGTGGACGGCAGCCTGGCCGCCATCATTCCGGCCGAAATGGCCCTGCGCGCCCGGCTCGTGCCGCTGCAAAAGACGGGCAACCTCATCCGGGTGGCCATGCCCGACCCCCTCGACGTCAGTTCCATCGAGGACATCGAGATCTACAAGAACTGCGAGGTGGAACCCGTCATTTGCACCGAGCGGGAGCTTGGCCACCTGACCAGCGCCATCTACGGCATGGGACTCGGGCTCGAGGGCGTGCTCGACAGCATCGAGAGCATGCGCGACGACGAGAAGCCGGCCGCGCGCACGACCGAGGACGTGCAGGTCAGCTCCCTGGAGGACATGGCCGGCGAGGCCCCGGTGGTGCGCTTCGTCAATTCGCTTTTGTCCCAGGCCGTGCGCGAGGGCGCAAGCGACGTGCACATAAGCCCCGAGCGCGACCAGGTGCAGATCCGCATGCGCGTCGACGGCAAGCTCAAGGCCGTGCCCTCGCCGCCCAAGCCCATGATCCTGCCCATCGTTTCGCGCATCAAGATTCTCGGCAACCTCGACATCGCCGTCAGCCGCGTGCCCCAGGACGGCCGCTTCACCGTGGCCATCGACAAGCGGGAGATCAACATCCGCGTCTCGACCCTGCCGACCATCCATGGCGAGAATCTGGTGTTGCGTCTTTTGGACATGAGCGCCGGCGGGTTGCTTTTGACCGACCTGGGCCTTGCCCCGGACGACCTGGCCAAGCTTCGGCTGGTGGTGGAAAAGCCCTACGGCATGTTCCTGGCCACCGGGCCGACGGGTTCGGGCAAGTCCACCACGCTTTTCGCGTTGCTTCGCGAGATCAACCGGCCGGACATCAACGTCGTCACCCTGGAGGACCCGGTCGAGTATCGCCTGGACGGCGTGCGCCAGGTGCAGCTCAACCGTCGGGCCGGCATGACCTTTGCCAGCGCCCTGCGCTCCACCTTGCGCCAGGACCCGGACGTGGTGCTGGTGGGCGAGATCCGCGACGCCGAGACTGCCGCCATCGCCACCCAGGCGGCGCTCACCGGCCACAAGGTGCTCTCCACCGTGCATACCAACGACGCGGCCGGCGCGGTCATGCGGCTTATGGACATGGGCATCGAGCCGTTTCTGGTGTCCTCGGTGCTGGTCGCCTCCATTGCCCAGCGCCTGGTGCGCCGGGTCTGCCCCAACTGCGCCGAGCCCTACACGCCAAAGCCCGAGGTGCTGCGGTTTTGGAACCTGGAAGACACGCAAGGTGCGGTTTTCATGCGGGGCCGGGGCTGTTACATGTGCGGCGATACGGGATTCAAGGGGCGCGTCGGGCTTTACGAAATCCTGGTCATCGACGAGGATATCCAGGAAATGGTGGCCAAGCGCGCCACGTCGCGGGAGATCTCCCGGTTCGCCGCCGATTCGGGGCGGCTGAAACTGCTTCAGGACGACGCGCGCCTGAAAATCCTGGAAGGCAAGACCACCTTCGAAGAGGCCTCCTCGGCGGTCATGCTCTGA
- a CDS encoding type II secretion system F family protein, giving the protein MPQYSYEAINEAGNTIRGAIEAESPDGAKNRLSAMGYIPVSVQRGLGDSGGGTFSVLEAALSRVKPQELILFTKQFKTMLAAGLSMLEILKVLEQQTENPRLRRLCGRMADDVKKGASISEALAVHKGVFSPLYVSMVRAGETAGALPEVLDRLIYIISHEHQVRSDIRSALQYPMTVVIALVGAFFFLLTFVVPVFARIFANAHVQLPLPTRIALQANLFITHYWYALVAGVVAVVAALYFWFKTEGGQVARDAFFLHVPIIGKLFQKAAMSRFASIFAILQSSGVPVLTTIDILVETIGNAAISKEFRRIQGMIRTGQGLSAPLSRAKYFTPMVVTMVSVGEESGNLDDMLSAISEHYDAEVAYAVKRLSDALGPILIVGLAGVVGFFALAIFLPMWDMAQVSLHH; this is encoded by the coding sequence GTGCCGCAATATTCCTACGAAGCCATAAACGAGGCCGGCAATACCATCCGGGGCGCCATCGAGGCCGAGAGCCCCGACGGCGCCAAAAACCGCCTGTCCGCCATGGGCTACATTCCGGTGTCGGTCCAGCGCGGACTTGGCGACTCGGGCGGCGGCACGTTCAGTGTCCTGGAGGCGGCGCTGTCCCGGGTCAAGCCCCAGGAACTGATCCTTTTCACCAAGCAGTTCAAGACGATGCTCGCGGCCGGGCTGTCCATGCTCGAGATCCTCAAGGTGCTGGAGCAGCAGACGGAAAACCCCCGCCTGCGGCGCCTCTGCGGCCGTATGGCCGACGACGTCAAAAAAGGCGCATCCATTTCCGAGGCCCTGGCCGTGCACAAGGGCGTTTTTTCGCCGCTCTACGTCAGCATGGTGCGGGCCGGCGAGACGGCGGGCGCTTTGCCGGAGGTGCTCGACCGGCTCATCTACATCATTTCCCACGAGCATCAGGTCCGCTCCGATATCCGCTCGGCGCTCCAGTATCCGATGACGGTGGTGATCGCGCTCGTCGGGGCCTTTTTTTTCCTGCTGACCTTCGTGGTGCCGGTTTTCGCCAGGATCTTCGCCAACGCCCACGTCCAACTGCCGTTGCCCACGCGCATCGCCTTGCAAGCCAACCTCTTTATCACCCATTACTGGTATGCCCTGGTGGCCGGGGTGGTCGCCGTTGTGGCGGCCTTGTATTTCTGGTTCAAGACCGAAGGCGGCCAGGTGGCCCGGGATGCTTTTTTTCTGCATGTGCCGATCATCGGCAAGCTGTTCCAGAAAGCGGCCATGTCGCGCTTCGCCTCCATCTTCGCCATCCTGCAATCGAGCGGCGTGCCGGTCCTGACCACCATCGACATCCTGGTCGAAACTATTGGCAATGCGGCTATTTCCAAGGAATTCAGGCGGATTCAAGGCATGATCCGCACCGGGCAGGGGCTTTCCGCGCCGCTTTCCCGGGCCAAGTATTTCACGCCCATGGTGGTGACCATGGTGTCGGTGGGCGAGGAGTCGGGCAATCTCGACGACATGCTTTCGGCCATAAGCGAGCACTACGACGCCGAGGTGGCCTATGCGGTCAAACGCCTGTCCGATGCCCTGGGGCCGATTCTGATCGTGGGACTGGCCGGCGTGGTGGGGTTTTTCGCGCTGGCCATTTTCCTGCCCATGTGGGACATGGCCCAGGTGTCGCTGCATCATTGA
- a CDS encoding sigma 54-interacting transcriptional regulator: MRRRFDPGLAVLVPVILGGVAALSVLCASWLPVFFPHLVPAGSPAVMALVSGVCVAGVSAVFVLVALRPIRRLLSTAPPVLPPSPVASGLVLGEFDRLGLVADQMAETLGKLDARALFPDMVGESRIMRGVFAQILKVAATDATVLLLGESGSGKELAARGIHDKSPRAAGPFVAVNCAAIPPGLLESELFGHEKGAFTGAVSRQIGKFEQAGGGTLFLDEIGDMPLETQSKILRALETRRIERLGGNRGLPVNVRIVAATHRDLAAMIRQGTFREDLFHRLNVFPLSLPPLRERREDIPILAERFLEALRPGATLSVEALQRLLAYDWPGNVRELKNTMERAAVLCGDTMAVSPVHLPGLAAGGPDAAAAAGAAGVGNDLDGRLTAYEKSLIEAALSRTGGVQARAAALLGIKERSLWHRVKKLGIHPGAFKDSGGDAD, encoded by the coding sequence ATGCGGCGACGATTCGATCCGGGACTGGCGGTGCTGGTCCCTGTCATCCTGGGTGGCGTTGCGGCCCTTTCCGTACTGTGCGCCTCCTGGCTGCCGGTCTTTTTTCCGCACCTCGTGCCGGCGGGGAGCCCCGCTGTCATGGCGCTGGTTTCGGGCGTCTGCGTGGCCGGGGTGTCCGCGGTGTTCGTCCTTGTGGCCCTGCGCCCCATACGGCGCCTTCTTTCCACCGCGCCGCCGGTCTTGCCCCCCTCACCCGTCGCTTCGGGCCTCGTCCTGGGGGAATTCGACCGGCTGGGGTTGGTGGCCGACCAGATGGCCGAGACACTCGGCAAGCTGGACGCCCGAGCGCTTTTTCCGGACATGGTGGGGGAAAGCCGGATCATGCGCGGGGTGTTCGCCCAGATTCTCAAGGTGGCTGCGACAGACGCCACAGTGCTGCTCCTCGGGGAATCGGGTTCGGGCAAGGAGCTGGCCGCCAGGGGCATCCACGACAAAAGCCCCAGGGCGGCCGGGCCATTCGTTGCGGTCAACTGCGCCGCCATCCCGCCGGGACTTTTGGAAAGCGAGCTGTTCGGCCATGAGAAGGGCGCTTTTACCGGGGCCGTTTCCCGCCAGATCGGCAAGTTCGAGCAGGCCGGCGGCGGTACGCTTTTTCTGGACGAGATCGGCGACATGCCGCTCGAGACCCAGTCCAAGATACTGCGGGCGCTGGAAACGCGCCGCATCGAGCGGTTGGGAGGCAACCGTGGCCTGCCCGTAAACGTGCGCATCGTGGCCGCCACCCACCGCGACCTGGCCGCCATGATCCGCCAGGGCACGTTTCGCGAGGACCTTTTCCACCGGCTCAACGTCTTTCCGCTGTCCCTGCCGCCGCTTCGGGAGCGCCGGGAGGACATCCCGATCCTGGCCGAACGGTTTCTCGAGGCGCTTCGCCCCGGAGCCACGCTTTCGGTCGAGGCCTTGCAGCGGCTTTTGGCCTATGACTGGCCGGGCAATGTGCGCGAGCTCAAAAATACCATGGAACGGGCGGCCGTGCTGTGCGGCGATACGATGGCGGTTTCCCCGGTCCATCTGCCGGGTCTGGCGGCCGGGGGGCCCGATGCCGCCGCTGCCGCCGGCGCCGCCGGCGTGGGGAACGATCTGGACGGGCGGCTTACGGCCTATGAGAAGTCGCTGATCGAGGCCGCGCTGTCGCGCACGGGCGGGGTGCAGGCCCGGGCGGCGGCGCTTCTTGGCATCAAGGAACGCAGCCTCTGGCACCGGGTGAAAAAGCTCGGCATCCATCCGGGTGCGTTCAAGGATTCCGGCGGGGACGCGGATTAA
- a CDS encoding type II secretion system GspH family protein translates to MLQVADRRKKGQQGFTLIEIIAVLVILGILAVVAVPKYIDLQKDARKSAAQGLVAAAQSQLSMGYAAQLLNTTAAASSPADECKKVVVSNGTSGGNVSCTGDSWKANVTIKANVPGGDDVTGYWNSPEATATATEPKAN, encoded by the coding sequence ATGCTGCAAGTCGCCGATCGTCGCAAAAAAGGACAGCAGGGCTTTACCCTGATCGAAATCATCGCCGTTCTGGTCATCCTGGGCATCCTGGCCGTGGTGGCCGTGCCCAAGTATATTGATCTGCAGAAAGATGCCCGCAAGAGCGCCGCGCAGGGGTTGGTCGCGGCCGCGCAGTCCCAACTTTCCATGGGGTATGCGGCCCAGCTGCTCAATACAACTGCAGCCGCAAGCAGCCCTGCGGATGAATGTAAGAAAGTGGTTGTGAGCAATGGTACCTCGGGTGGAAATGTCTCGTGCACGGGCGACAGCTGGAAAGCCAATGTAACCATTAAGGCGAATGTCCCTGGCGGAGATGACGTGACCGGTTATTGGAACAGCCCTGAAGCCACAGCCACCGCCACCGAACCCAAAGCCAATTAA
- a CDS encoding prepilin-type N-terminal cleavage/methylation domain-containing protein has translation MSDYTFYTCSGFTLIEFVSVLVLLSILAVAAVSHYDSLLDEAKRRGAQNLVAAAQTQLSLEFARRAVAGLALDADAQNICGWVIVDSPEVAASINCTGNISGDVSITANIEEQNVTGNWNSPLAGGT, from the coding sequence TTGTCGGATTATACTTTTTATACCTGCTCTGGATTTACACTTATAGAATTCGTCAGTGTCCTGGTCCTTCTCAGCATTCTTGCCGTCGCCGCCGTCTCCCATTATGATTCCTTGCTAGACGAGGCGAAACGGCGCGGTGCGCAAAATCTCGTTGCCGCCGCCCAGACCCAACTCAGCCTGGAATTCGCCCGGCGGGCCGTGGCCGGCCTTGCCCTGGACGCGGATGCCCAGAATATCTGCGGGTGGGTCATTGTTGATAGTCCGGAGGTCGCCGCTTCAATAAACTGTACCGGAAACATCAGTGGCGACGTCTCCATCACCGCCAACATCGAAGAGCAAAACGTGACCGGGAACTGGAACAGTCCCCTTGCGGGCGGAACGTGA